A region from the Benincasa hispida cultivar B227 chromosome 12, ASM972705v1, whole genome shotgun sequence genome encodes:
- the LOC120068003 gene encoding heat stress transcription factor B-2b: protein MAPSPAEPIGDSGTGDSQRSIPTPFLTKTYQLVDDPAVDDLISWNEDGSTFIVWRPAEFARDLLPKYFKHNNFSSFVRQLNTYGFRKVVPDRWEFANDCFRRGEKGLLRDIQRRKVALSLTTTTATATPAAVAVPVAVAASPAVLAHVISPANSGEEQVTSSNSSPMTFQRGTSCTTTPELVRENERLRKENMQLSHELTQLKGLCNNILSLMTNYASDHNHQLESVSVRDGKALELLPARQVMEDEGAVSDGAQEVRLKMEETMAAAVGMTPKLFGVSIGVKRMRREEQDEEEEMVGQNHVQSEEGETGSEIKAEPLDENSENPEGSASPWLELGNQGS from the exons ATGGCTCCGTCGCCGGCGGAACCGATCGGCGATTCTGGAACAGGAGATTCTCAGAGATCTATACCTACGCCGTTTCTAACCAAAACTTATCAACTGGTTGATGATCCGGCTGTGGATGATCTTATCTCGTGGAATGAAGATGGATCTACCTTCATAGTTTGGCGACCCGCCGAATTTGCTCGAGATTTACTTCCTAAATACTTTAAACACAATAATTTCTCTAGTTTCGTCCGCCAACTCAACACTTAC GGATTCCGAAAGGTTGTGCCGGACCGATGGGAATTTGCGAATGATTGTTTCCGGAGAGGTGAGAAAGGACTTCTCCGTGACATTCAGCGGCGGAAAGTAGCGCTGTCGTTAACAACAACGACCGCGACGGCGACGCCAGCTGCGGTGGCTGTGCCGGTAGCGGTGGCGGCGTCTCCAGCAGTGTTGGCTCACGTGATATCGCCGGCGAACTCTGGGGAAGAGCAGGTTACGTCCTCGAACTCTTCACCGATGACATTTCAGCGAGGTACGAGCTGCACAACGACGCCGGAACTTGTGAGAGAGAACGAGCGGCTAAGGAAGGAGAATATGCAACTGAGTCACGAGTTGACTCAGTTGAAAGGACTCTGCAACAACATACTTTCTTTGATGACGAATTACGCTTCAGATCACAACCATCAGTTGGAATCGGTGAGTGTCCGGGACGGGAAGGCACTGGAGCTTTTACCGGCGAGACAGGTGATGGAAGACGAAGGCGCCGTCAGCGACGGAGCTCAAGAGGTGAGACTGAAGATGGAGGAGACGATGGCAGCGGCGGTAGGAATGACGCCGAAACTGTTCGGAGTATCGATCGGAGTGAAGCGGATGAGGAGAGAGgaacaagatgaagaagaagagatggtgGGGCAAAACCATGTACAGTCGGAAGAAGGTGAGACCGGGTCAGAGATCAAAGCTGAACCGTTGGATGAAAACTCTGAAAATCCAGAGGGATCCGCGTCGCCGTGGCTGGAACTCGGAAATCAAGGCTCTTGA